A single region of the Stenotrophomonas sp. Marseille-Q4652 genome encodes:
- a CDS encoding DUF4845 domain-containing protein gives MKGNKQRGMTLTSFLVVLIVVAFALYVGMKLLPMYQEYYSVRTALKGLANEPGSADMDPSKVQDLFFRRMDINYSDHVKPENVKFERIDGGWRMKVAYEVRRELIGNLDVVGKFDTSQDLKRRGGD, from the coding sequence ATGAAGGGCAACAAACAACGTGGCATGACGCTGACCTCGTTCCTGGTAGTGCTGATCGTGGTGGCGTTCGCGCTCTACGTCGGCATGAAGCTGCTGCCGATGTACCAGGAGTACTACTCGGTGCGCACGGCACTGAAGGGGCTGGCCAACGAACCGGGCAGCGCCGACATGGATCCGTCCAAGGTGCAGGACCTGTTCTTCCGCCGCATGGACATCAATTACTCCGATCACGTGAAGCCGGAGAACGTCAAGTTCGAACGCATCGACGGCGGCTGGCGCATGAAGGTGGCCTACGAGGTCCGGCGCGAGCTGATCGGCAATCTCGACGTGGTGGGCAAGTTCGA